Within Vicia villosa cultivar HV-30 ecotype Madison, WI linkage group LG1, Vvil1.0, whole genome shotgun sequence, the genomic segment AGACTTATCAAAGTCACAACAGATCAGAGTGTGCTTATGCCAAACCAGAAGAACACCTACAAGCAAGCAATGACATGTGATTATTTTGATTCAGATTGAAAAGAAGATCAAGATGATTGGAAAATCATTAAGAGCATCTTTCATCTATCATCATATGAAGCTGAATATGTAGCAGCCTCATATACAGTTTGTCAAATACTTTggatgaaaatattatttaaagaaTTGAAGATCAAGCTACAGGTTGATGACAAGTTTGTAATTAGTCTAGCTAATCATCCAATGAATTATGGTAGAAGCAAACATATTGGTCGGTTTCATGCGCTTCTTTTGACCGAGCGATTTTACATTCAATTCTTTAGTTCAAACAAGTTAGGATGGTTCAATCTATTTTTCAGTTTACACAAATTTTAGGCTACAAGTAATTTTGCAAAGCTGGTCGGATCAAATTTATCTGCAGTTCTCAGTCTAACGGGTGGAACCAACCAATCCGgtctaatttttaaaacattattaaaaatagtaaatttcaaattcaaaaattaattttttttaccgcTATCATCTAAATTGTAATTTCATACCTCAAGCACAAATTTAAttgatcataaaataataaaggtCATAAAAAATAGAGTAAGAGTTTACTTTGAATGATGTACCAACAAGACTCACACTATCACACAAAAGTGACGAAAATCCTAAAACATATTCGTAGCATGCCCACTAATATTGCGTTGCGTGAGCAACAAGAATGTGCCGTCAATGGAAAACAACACAACAAAAATTTCCAAAAGAAAAACTCATTATTGTTGTAGAATGTCAAATAATTCATTTAATAAGTGTGTTTGAGAAGAGgtaaaaacaaatttaatttaaaatctttTCCATTTTAATCAACAAATAACTAATTAAAGACAAATATGTTAATTTTCTACTTTAATAAATCAAATGCCATAAAATAAAACGCgcctatataaataaattttcagTTTGTTTTAGTTTCAGAAAAATCACTTTGTAGCGGGAAAAGCCATTCTCTCTCAAAAGCTCTCGAACCATGTCTCAGTCCAAATGTGATGAAGTTGATAAAATGTACGTAATAATCACTTTTTAATCGCTTATTTTGCCGTAATCACTTTAATCGCTTATTTTGCCGTAATCACTTTAATCGCTTATTTTGCCGTAATCACTTTAATCGCTTATTTTTCCGTAATCACTTTAATCGCTTATTTTGCCGCCATTTTTCATTTGTTCTTTCTTCATCATGCACTGAAGTTTTTGTTTCGTTTGATTATTCCTGTTCTTGAAATTCTTCGAGTCTTGCTAGTTGCTATTATCGATAGATCGCGTTAATCAAATGCAGAATCGCTATTTTTAAATATCGTTATTGCTTAGTATACTTGTTCTCTTCATTTCTAACTAGCTATTTTTGGGGATTGGAAATAGGTTAGATGCTTATATCTACGATTATCTCGTGAAGCAACAATTGTATGAAACTGCGAGAAATTTTCACGATGAAGCCAAGGTTGTACCTGATGTTGGTAAGATATACTAATATGAGCATGTTTAGGGGAAATGGATTTAGTTTATGCAAATTGAAATGCTCTTCTAGTTTGTTGAATTTGAGTTTTGATTTTGGCTGTATGCTCCAGTTAGGTATGCACCTGATGATTTTCTCTTTGAGTGGTGGTCTGTTTTCTGGGAGTTATTTATGGCTAAGAGAGGTCTGTCACACTCAGAACCAGCAGTGTCTTACCTTAAGGTGCGTTCGTCCCCTTTAATAGACCTATTTgatttttggtttttgttttgtagATTAGTTCCTTTGTATAGACCATAGATCATGAATTATTAGCTTAGTatgaatttgaaaatgaaattTCCGACAAATTAAGGCTCAGGGAATGCGGAAGCAAGAAGAGAAAAGGAGAATCCTGTTTGTGTCACGGAGACCTGCTCAGCAGCCGAAATATGGGGCTGAAACTCAAGTTGTTAATGACAATGTTCTCTGTTCCATAAACAATGGTCGTTTGGTGAGGCATAACTGGGTAACTTCTAATGCAACAAAACGAAATAGGGACATGCTGAAGCCTCCCCTCCATGGAAATGCTTTAGATGAAATGAGAATTAAGGTATTACATCTGTTCGAAGATTCTAATATAAGTCATGTTGTTTTTATACGATTAGCATCACAggattatattgttttatactttaTACTATTTAATATACAGAAAATGAAAACTAATAACACTGGTCAGCTTCCGATCGAGCATTGTGCCTTGTTTAACGCTGTAGCTGCAATGTCTGCCAGACAGACTTCAAGGTGCCAACTAAACATTTGTCTTTGATGAGAttactaattattcatgttatCTAGTTCATGTTGCTTATCTTATTCGGAGCTGAATTTGCAAGCTGTCAAATTCTGTTGACAGACAAACATTCCGCAGTGCATTTAGCATTTTAAAAGAGAATCTTCAACAAGACGAAAATCAGAACCAGCAACTTCCAGGGTCTATacaagtattcatgaacataatTTTTTCTTGGTTTGTGTGTTATCTCCATATAAATTCACAACGATCTTATGTATTTACCGTCTTTTGTCCTGACACAGGGCATGACCAGTAATAAGAATCCAATGATGGGGTTCCGCACATTTATCCATATTAATCATGGTACTGGTTTTGTAGTTTCATGTTGAATTTGACATTACCCAGTTTACTTTTATTACATGTTAAGTTTTTCAATATGCGGATTCGGTATGTTCAATAAGGTATCTTTTAAAGATATTCACTTGTAAAATtgtaaattggcttaattatttTCAGTTCCTTTTTTGGGAAGTTTATGCTACTGAATTTATTTGTTGTTGCCTTAAAGTCATCCTTCATAATATCTTTGGTTGTAAAGAGATACAATGTAACTGTTATTAATTGCACATGGTTACTTACAAATGCTTCGAAGCTACTTTAAGCTGTTGGAATGAACACCTTTTGATAGAACTAGAAACTTATTTGAACTCTCTAAGTATAGTATATAAGGAAAATTCCCTCCTTGAAGGTATAAACAAAACTCACGCGCACTAAGTGTTGAGAAGTGGGGAATTGAGGATTCAAAATCGCTCCCCTAAATATCAAATGTTCTTGCAGTTTTTTACCATGTGAGTAGTAATTAAAGCACGAAGGTCTAAATCTTTATTGTTGAAAATCAATGAACTCATAGATAGGAACCTGCATACACCCATACAGCAATTATTACTTGGCAAAAAATGCTTTCTCTCAACCAAACTCTCCTATTAGTAGACTCCTTCCCAACTACTTCCCCACCCCCCCTCCTTACTAAGTACTCTCAGATATAACTCCCGACAGTTGTGACTAACGACTTTCACTTGTCacatatatatttctttttattcctattttctatttatttggtTTCTCCTAACATAGACTTGATTGATAGGGAGTTTCCTTGTTCTATTATCACATTAACTGAATTATTTAAGCTTTCATATTTACTGCTTTCTTCCATTCTTGAAATACTTCATATTCCCTGCTTTGGTGCACAGTTGATTATATGCCATGCCACCTCTCAAATAATGTTTCATTTATCTGTGTTATATTGCAATGGCATAATTTTAGGATATGCATTTGATTATTCTTTACAACTCATTTTATGTTCAAATCAAGGTGGGAGCAATTTAACTCGGAAAAGGCGGCCTTTAGCAGTAAGACTTTGGCTTAATTCTCCCTAACAAAGCTGTGATTTTTTTCTTTGTTGCGTGATTTTTCTCCAGTGTATATCTCATGGTTCATTGATTTACTAAGTCCAAATGAGAAGGGTGGATATATTAAGGGAAATGACATTTAGTAGTGCAGTGTGGCACTGTATTGGTTTAAGTAAATTGGGTTCTACACttgataacattgagattttttaGCTTTGTCCATGCATGTATTTTAAGGTTGAATGTTGGCTCTTTTCTTAGAAAATGGCATACACTAACGAAGTAAATTTTCTTGTAATGATAAAGGAACATTATGTGTCGTCTATATCATTTGCAATAATAGTATGCTAATGAAGTAAACTTGATCATAACAGGAAAGGCACGTTACCTGGTTTGTGCAGAACAACCACATAGTTGGCTTCTGCTGTAGCGACTTAACTTATAATACAGGAAGTCACTGTGAAGTGAAAATTACGAAAAATCAGCTGTGATATAGAATCATGATACTTcactttattaattaattatgctTTAAATTCAAGTGCGAGGAAGTGGCAAAATAACAGAATATAAGCTATATCTTTCTCATCCTCACTTTTTCTTATATCCGTCTAAGTAACATAGGTGCATCAATGTTCTTTCCACTGGGCGAGCAATCCTATTTCTGATTAGATCTCAATTATTTTAGGAGCTGGATCAGCTTCACTCAGAACTTCACCAGGAGGATAATTTGATGCTGTCTTCACAATCTTCCAATCAATTTTCACCACAGCAGCAACTTATGCTTCAGGCACAACAGGATTTAGTTAATCCGTTTCTCTGTGGTTTTGTTGGCAAAAGACCAAGGGTGCTtctaaataatcaaaatattGTTCCAGGGAAAGATGGCCAATCAAATTATTTTGGTGATTCAATTCCCAATATTGTAACACCTGCACCAATTGGTTTCTCTGAATTGCCTTATCTTGTCAATATCTCTGGAACTGCAAACACAACAAGACAATCTTTTGGTTCACCTTCTCCACCATCAATGCAGACACCACTGCCAACTTGGCAACAGAATGATTTGACCTCACCTGCGTCAACACAGACTCAATGGGTCAGTGACTATTGTTCAAGCAATTTCTTAAAACCACTACTTGTATACATTGCCCGATTGTTCCATCCGAACATTGCACCATGTTCTCGttgtaaactt encodes:
- the LOC131634127 gene encoding transcriptional corepressor LEUNIG-like, producing MSQSKCDEVDKMLDAYIYDYLVKQQLYETARNFHDEAKVVPDVVRYAPDDFLFEWWSVFWELFMAKRGLSHSEPAVSYLKAQGMRKQEEKRRILFVSRRPAQQPKYGAETQVVNDNVLCSINNGRLVRHNWVTSNATKRNRDMLKPPLHGNALDEMRIKKMKTNNTGQLPIEHCALFNAVAAMSARQTSRQTFRSAFSILKENLQQDENQNQQLPGSIQGMTSNKNPMMGFRTFIHINHGGSNLTRKRRPLAELDQLHSELHQEDNLMLSSQSSNQFSPQQQLMLQAQQDLVNPFLCGFVGKRPRVLLNNQNIVPGKDGQSNYFGDSIPNIVTPAPIGFSELPYLVNISGTANTTRQSFGSPSPPSMQTPLPTWQQNDLTSPASTQTQWDNMDHHKSDVSVGDNFEALSCFADADQKGEVDNGFSFKEIKHGMASSHKVSCCHFSLDGKLLVTGGHDNKASLWCTESFNLKSTLHGHSKWITDVRFSPSMLCVATSSADKTVKVWGVNNPSHSIRTFTGHTRTVMSLDFHPKNDDLICSCDKMEIRYWSIENGSCVGVLKGGATQVRFQPGLGKLLAAAVNNLILILDAETLSCRIKLLGHNSIVHSVCWHSSGKYLASVSDDLVRIWDIGANVSGVYIHELDTAGSDDKIKSCVFHPIYHVLILGRDETLMLWDYIKRNVMFLRGHDELVSALAVSKVTGLVASVSHDKHFKIWM